Within Sorangiineae bacterium MSr11367, the genomic segment GCCATATCGCGGATCATCGACGTGGTGAGGACCACGGTGGCGCCGGCGTCCTCGATGATGCCCATGAGCGGCCCCAAGGTCCGCTCGAGGCGTGCCGGATTGGGCGGATATGCGGGAACCGCGATGATTCCCGCGTAGAGCGCCCCGAAGAAACCCGCGATGTAATCGAGTCCCGGCGGGTAGAGCAGCACGGCCCGTTCACCCGCGCGCGCAATCTCCTGCAGGGAGGCGGCAATGCGCCTCGCCTGCACGTCCAATTGCGCGTACGTCATCGTATGCGCGGCGCCTTCGTCCAAGAATCGGTAAAGAAGCCGATCCGGCCCCTCCGAAGCGCGAAATTCCAGCAAATCGATGAGCGTTACAATCCGCGAGGGAATCGTCATGCGCGAATCTCTTTTTGTGCGTTGAAACGAGATTATGTCGCTGCCACGAATTCGAGCCGTCCGGTGCCCTTCAGCGTCTCCAAATCCAGCTCGCCCCAATAACGAACTTTATTGTAATTCAGCACCAAATCGCCCACTAATTTGATGACGCCTTTACCCGATCCCAAATCGGCGCCGTCGAAGTCGCATGCCGCTCGGTCGAGACGAACTCCCAGGCCCGTTCCGGTGCGCTCGAACTTCATGAACACGTAGCCGCGATCGATGCCTTCGCGGAGCACTTCCACGGTTCGCGCCGGGCGGAGCTCCGCCTCCACCGGTTGCGACTCTTCCAAACGCGCGACCAGCGGGTCTTTGCCCGACGGATCACGCGGCTCCTGCTGGACCGGCGGGGGCGCCGGCGGAGGATTCTTGGCCAGTTCCTCCATCGCTTTACGAAGGCTCAGTGGACGCATATCCGTCCAGATATCTTTGATGTACGAAAGGCATTCTTCCTTGAGCCCAGACTTACCGACTTCGCGCCATCCCGATGGGAGTTCCTTGTGCGCCAGCCAGATCGAATATTGCTCTTCCTGGTTCACGACGACTTTGTACGTCCTAGTGTCTTCTTCTTGGTCGCGCATGGCCCCGTCCGTGTCAAAAGAGCACCGCGGTCCTCCGCGGTGCTCCGATGAATTAAAATCGGTTCTCGCCGATCTTTTACGGATTCTGGCATCCGAGACGATGGCGGCAATGTGCGCTTGGTGCCAAAGAAATTAGCCGGGTGTGCCAGACGATGGCGCGGTTCGCTGGCACACGGAGCGCATGATTTTGGCACTCTCTGCACTTGCTCGAAACATGAGCGGAGTCAGTTAAATGCGATTATAGATTGGGCCGATTACCACCTGGCACCGATCCTAGCAGTGAACATAGTTGGCCATTCGACAACGGAGCTCTAGGTCATGGTGAACTCGCATATTCTTGATATGGTCGGTCGCACCCCCATGGTTCGCCTCGAGGCACGCGGCCTCGAACAGGTGGAGCTGTATTGCAAGCTCGAGTTCAACAATCCCACGGGAAGCGTGAAGGATCGTGCCGCGCGCTACATGATCGACCACGGGCTCGCGAGCGGCAGAATCAACGAAAAAACGCTGCTCGTCGAATCGTCGTCGGGGAACTTCGGCATCGCGCTGGCGGCGCTCTCCGCGCGACGCAAATTGCGATTTTGCTGCGTCATCGATCCACGCATCAACGCGATCAACGAGATGCTGATCCGCTCGCTGGGGGCCGAGGTGGTCTGCGTTACCGAGCGCGACCCAACCGGCGGGTATCTGCAGACGCGCTTGCGCAAAGTGCGGTCGATATTGGCCACCACGCCGAATTCGTATTGGTTGAACCAATACGCCAATCCTATCAACGCCGAGGCTTATTACACGACACTGGGGACGGAGCTCTGCGAGGCCCTGCCCCGCCTCGATTACGTCTTCGTGGGGGTGAGCTCCGGCGGTACGATTTCGGGAATATCTCGCCGCCTCAAGGAACACTTTCCGAAAGTGCGGGTCATCGCCGTCGACGTCCTCGGCTCGGTCATCTTTGGCGGCGCACCCCGACCGCGATGGATCCCAGGCATCGGCGCCAGCATCGTTCCGGACATTTTAAGCACCGCCAAGATCGACGAAGTCGTTCAAGTGGACGAGGCGTCGGCGGTCCGTGCGTGCCACGAGCTGCTGGAAGCACACTCCATCTTCGTGGGCGGGTCCTCGGGGGCCGCGCTGGCCGCCATGCGAAGCTATTTCCACGGCAAGACGTTCGACACCGCGCCGGTCGTGGCCACCATCTTCCCCGATCGAGGCGATCGCTACGCTGGAACCATCTACAATCCCGATTGGTGCGATCAGCTTTTCGGCGGCACCATGCAGAGCGGCCATCATCGTGCAGCCGAGGTCGCCGCAGACCTCCAATGACGATTTGGCACGCCGTGCGAATCTCGTTTGGCACCCCGCACACGTTGCCCCGTCCAACTCCGGGTGCCAGAGGAAATACCGATGCGCTATCTCAATGAACGCTCACTCCGAGCGCTGGACTCGAACTACCGTCAACTCGTCGGCGTGATCCGCGACGCCTCGGTATGCCTCGGACGCAAAGAATTTGCGCAACCCATCAAGCCTTATTTGCGGTACGGCGATCCAACGAATCGCATCATTGCCATGCCGGCCTACGTGGGGAAACCCTTCGAGGCGGCAGGCATCAAATGGATCGCCAGCTTCCCTGGAAATCTCCAACACGGAATTCCCCGGGCTCACAGCGTGGTGATTCTCAACGACGCCGCCACCGGCGTCCCCACGGCCATCATCAACACACCGATGCTGAGCGTCTTGCGAACGGCGGCGGTCAGCGGCCTCGTTCTCGAGTCGTACCTCGCAGTGCGCGATCGCCGCGAGATCACCCTGGGCATTACCGGCTGGGGCCCCATCGGGCGCGCCCACTACGAAATGGCCCGTGAACTCTGCGGCGATCGGCTGGTTCGAACGGTGGTGCACGATGTGCGCGCGGAAGCCTTCACCGGCGAGGGCGCGCTCCCGCCCGGCGTGGTGTCCGCGCCGACATGGCAAGACGCCTATCGCCAAGCCGATGTCTTCATGACGTGCACGGTGTCCAAGGCGCCCTACATCGACGAGCGCCCCAAGAGCGGTTCTCTGCAGTTGAACGTCTCGCTTCGCGATTACACGACCGCCGTGTTCCCGTTCGTCAAAGACGCCATCATCGTCGATGATTGGGACGAAGTTTGCCGCGAGGCCACGGACATCGAAACATTTCACAAGGAGTGTGGGCTGACACGGGAGGGCGCCATCTCACTGGCCGACTTGGTGCAGTCCAATGCGATGGCCAAGTATGCACCCGACATGCCGGTGATGTTCAATCCGATGGGCATGGCCGTTTTCGACGTGGCCCTGGGCAGCTTCTTCGCGGAACGCGCCCGCGCGACCGATCGAGGCCAGGAACTCGAGTGAAGAAAACCACGGAGGCACGGAGAGTTGCATTCGTCTCCGCGCCTCCGTGGGTGATCTTCGAATCTTACGATGCCGGGGAAAGTTCGCTGTCTTGTGCCACCGCAGGGGGGACGGAGCGCATTCGAAACTGGCGAGGTGAGGTTTGCGTCCAGCGGCGGAAGGCGCGAAAGAACGACCCGATGTCCACGAATCCGAGGCGGACGGCAATCTCGCGAAATGGGCGATCCGGCTCGAGCACGTATTGGCAGGCCAGCTCTCGGCGAGCAGCATCGACCTCCTGACTGAAGGTGGTCCCCGCTTGGTTCAGGCGACGTTGCAACGTGCGGCTGCCGATCCCCATTTGGCGCGCAGCGGCTCGCATTTCCGGTGCTCCACTTTGAAACGCGCCGCGCAGATACTGTCGGAGAAGCTTGGTGAGGTTGTAGGGTGACTCCGAGGCATGCTGGCCCATGCTGCTTGGCGGCCCCTGAACGGAGAGCGGTTCACTGTCGGGGGAGCCTTCCTTCGCGCCATCGTCGGTGGCCAAGGCAATTGGCCACCAATGCTCCAAGATTCTTCCTTCACGGAAACGAAGAATATGGACTTGCTCCACCTCCAGCCGCCGCCCCGTCGGAGCGATGCCGAACAAAATGCCGTCGAGTTTTCCGCGGTGGATGCAGCGAACGGCCACCCGATCTCCATCGTGAATCTCGTCCACGACTTGAACGCGCATGTCCGATGAATCCGCACGCAACAGCGCGACGATCCGCTTCAACCCACCGATCCCCGTCGGGAGCCCGGCCTGGGCGGGAGTGTGGTTCACGTAATCAGGATGCAAAAGCTCGTCGAGGACTCCGACGCGGCCTTGATTCCAGACCTCTTCGAAGTATCGAACGATGAGACCGCTGTGAAGCTCTCGCGACAATGGCACCTCCGGCGGAGTGGCGCCGCTCCGAAATCGGCGCATGCACTTCAATGCACATCCCCCCAACGAAGCTTGATGGGCAATCCTTAAATCGTATTAAGATTTCTCATTGGTGTGACGAGCTCGCCTCGTGACGACGACACAGTCTCTTTCTTCGGCACCTCGAACTCGAGGCCCGACGCGAGCAAAGCGTGGCGAGAACGGTATCAGGCTCCTCCCGAACGGCTTTCGCGAGACGCTCGCGAAACACGTTGCGAGATACATGCCTCGGCGAATTTTCGATTGCGCCGAGCGCGCCAATGCCCGCGCGGTGTACCGAAGCACCGACGGATCTTGGCAAAAAGACTTGGTTTTTCGCAGTATGAGCATTGCGACTTCTCATACAATTGATCCACCAATGAACCCGACGGGGTGCACGTACTACATGGCACCTTTTCTTACCATGGCGGCGGGCTCCTCGCAGCATCGATGTCGAGATACGCATTGCATGGACGGATTCGGAAAGACCCCCGCCATGAACGATCGATGTCATGCAAATGTCACAATGCATTGCCATTTCGATGTTGATTCGATTGGATAGCCCGTCTCCGTCAATACCGCGTGTCAATCGGTCACCAAATCGTCGGACGGAGACGAGACGTCGAAATACCGCCTTTGACTCGAACATGGACGTCTCATCGGCGGTCAATCCGCAAGTCCTCCGAAGCTCGACGCGATGTTGTCTTTTGGACGACATCTTCGCGCGCCAGGGAACGACGAGATTCGTAGCAGCGTGATCCCAAACTGAATAGTGTGTTTTCGAACTTCTCGTGTCCGTACGAAATGAGCTTCGTCGTTTGCGTAATGGAATTCTTCCAGTCGCAATTGCGATGCCAT encodes:
- a CDS encoding ester cyclase, translating into MRRFRSGATPPEVPLSRELHSGLIVRYFEEVWNQGRVGVLDELLHPDYVNHTPAQAGLPTGIGGLKRIVALLRADSSDMRVQVVDEIHDGDRVAVRCIHRGKLDGILFGIAPTGRRLEVEQVHILRFREGRILEHWWPIALATDDGAKEGSPDSEPLSVQGPPSSMGQHASESPYNLTKLLRQYLRGAFQSGAPEMRAAARQMGIGSRTLQRRLNQAGTTFSQEVDAARRELACQYVLEPDRPFREIAVRLGFVDIGSFFRAFRRWTQTSPRQFRMRSVPPAVAQDSELSPAS
- the sbnA gene encoding 2,3-diaminopropionate biosynthesis protein SbnA, whose translation is MVGRTPMVRLEARGLEQVELYCKLEFNNPTGSVKDRAARYMIDHGLASGRINEKTLLVESSSGNFGIALAALSARRKLRFCCVIDPRINAINEMLIRSLGAEVVCVTERDPTGGYLQTRLRKVRSILATTPNSYWLNQYANPINAEAYYTTLGTELCEALPRLDYVFVGVSSGGTISGISRRLKEHFPKVRVIAVDVLGSVIFGGAPRPRWIPGIGASIVPDILSTAKIDEVVQVDEASAVRACHELLEAHSIFVGGSSGAALAAMRSYFHGKTFDTAPVVATIFPDRGDRYAGTIYNPDWCDQLFGGTMQSGHHRAAEVAADLQ